The nucleotide window AAAGCAGTGCAAGGGATGATGGCTTTTGCTAACGTAATCTGGAGACAGATAATTTTTCAAACCACTGGCCTGTAAACTGTTGTTATTGGGTCTTCTCCATTAAATATCAGTGTTTTGTATTTTACAGGGAAGTTACAGATAGgaacaaaaatctgttttccaagACAAAACTTTTAACGTATAGAACATCTTTATAGAGTTGCTTTTTCTTATACGAGAGATACAACTGAatctattttttccttatttctgccTTGCTTTTCTATAACTCTTTTCCTCAGAGAAGGCATTGTAATTTGCATAACACCATGATCTACATTTCTTTAAGAGGTCATaggctttttcttccttgtccTTTTCCCATGTTTATAATTATGTGTTTGCAGTATCATAATTATTTCCACAGCGGGCCCCTGGGTTGTCAGAGAAGACACTGATTCCAGGAGGGGATAAGTATCAGCAGTgggttaacagttttaaaaacatttccatgaGGTGTGAACAGCTTTTAAGCAACTCTTTTGAattgcaacaaaataaaatatagtgTGTGGTTACCAGACACCGGGGTGATGCCCTGACTCTATAAACATTTATACACTTGCTTTGCATGAAGAACTCGAGTTTCTCCAATAGCATCACTGAGACTGTTCAACTTCTTGAAGAGAAGCACATGAGGTCACTTGCTTCTCAGGGCTCTCAtctttttcccataccttttctCCACCTCTTCATTTCAATTGAGATGATTGATCCTTAGTACATGGAAAACATTAAGGCAGGTCAAAACCCTGCAGGACTTCTTCCAGCCATAAAGTGTATTATATGCCTCAGGTATTTTGTTTTGGGGAAGACAACAGAATTTGTCCCATTCTGCTGTCGTTAGACTGTACCAGTGAGTGGTGCAGGTTGAGTCTGAATCAGAAGGGACTTAAAAgaacagtttgttctttttcagaaacaCTAACATTTACAAAGTTTGTCTTCCTCCCCATTTTGTTGACTAAATAATTACCTTGCTATGGTCTGTCAGAGAGGCAGCTAGATCAAGTTGCCAGTCCCGTGTATGTATGAAATAAGTAATGTAAAACAGGTTCCCACTACAGCGTACCGCAAATGACCTCATCTTTTTACTGCCTGCATAACCTTCTGGCTTATGGTCGCTAGGTGTTAAAATCAACCTCTAACCCACCAAGGTTACCCGAATGCAGAAGATGTATGAGGCGAGGTTAGCTGAGATTAGGATGACATCAacaaattctcattaaaaaaacaaacaaaaaacaaacaaacaaaaaacaaaaaacaaaaacaaaacaaaaaaaattgacAAGAAAACCGCCTGTGCTCAGAATGGCTTTGATTAAAAGCGAAGAGTGTCACCTGGGCTTTATGTAGTACTATGCTTCCTCCAGTACTCGCACCAAAGTAGGAAAGATGAGCGGAAAGCAAGTCTATAACGGCTGGAAGGGGCAGATCCCTCCAGCTGCACATAGGTCACAGAGCTGGGTGACCTAAAACCAAAGTAGAAGAGGAAGACCCTTGTACCTAGGAAAGAAGAGTAAGGGTAATTTGAACAACAGACCAGCAGCAGCAAAAACGGAATAGCTTTGTTTATAACATAGCTGTGTGTCTGTCTATTTGTGGATTAAATAAAGTCCTTTCAGGTTTTCCCCTATCCTCCCAGGGACTTGTGAGCCATTTCTTTACTGTGCTTATAGAAATCGCAATTTATCCCAGATTCCTTGCTCTGGCAAATAGCTCCTTGAAGTCAACTggcatggaaaagaaagagagcaaagtacaaaatatttttagcagaatattttttccaatagCTGATGATGATTCATGgaaagttctggaaaaaaaaacctcaaaatagTTATTTTCCGTACTTTGTCGTCTCTATTTCACTTTCTTGGCAaataagaaagcaagaaaaaaaaaaaacttcaatgCAGTTTTGCTTGCAGCAGGGGTCCACAATtagaaagtcagtattttatGGATATTATATATGGATGGCATTTTTTTTCATGATGCAAAAAAACCTCACATACAATTATAACAAATGTCTACCATGACAAATAAGGTATAAAAAAGCTTAACAAACATTTAGAGATCTTCTACACCATTGCATATAAATCCTAAGATCCTAAGAAAGCTTGCAGCTTGTGCACACTGACttaaatcattttacatttttagacTTCACAGCTTTTTGCAACTGTAGACAATGATTTTTCATAACTGCCATTTTCTTGGCTGGGTAAGGCCAAGATATAGATATTTATTACTACGCGGCATGACTGAACACAGCTCTGGAAATGGCAATCATAACCCTGTTTAGGGGAAAGTATACACTAGTGGAAACACATACTAAATGTTTCAGAGTTTCACCATTTTAACAAACCCAAAGTGACACTTAGGAGAACTGTCTCTGGGAAGGCAAAAATGGCTTCAGCCCATGTTTGCTCAGAATGGGCCAGATACTACTAAGGATACAATCAAATCCTATTCAGATCACAAGCGAAGTAAGGGATGGTTGGCCTTATTCCATTTTCCCTGTGAAACTAATATATTTTGTCATGGTTGACTTTCTTCAATTCAAAATAATCCAAGCCCAGAGAAGGAGGATGACAGCAGGGCCTGTCTAACATGCCTGAGGGGTAAGCCTGCCTTGCCCCTGCTGGCATTGCTGCCCAACTAACTATTTCCTATGAACGAAACCCAAAAGATCTCCTTCAATCAATTTAGATTTGAACTAGTAGAGCCACGTTATGAAAACAGATTTGGGTGCTCAGCTTAAATCATGTAGGAGAAGTCTTGGTTTATCCACAAATAAACTTTTTCCCACTGCTCAGCCACCCTGCATTGTGtcagcagcagcatggggctgGGTTATCGTCACCCAGCTGCATGCCAAGGCAAACGGACTAGACCATAAATCCAAGAGGTGGAAATAGATTGAAGGAACTTATTTTTTTAGGTGAGTGTATCAAAAGACACTGGCTGCCAGTTAGCACAGTATCATGGCAGGGACAAAAATGGTCCAAAGTTGTAGTTAAATAGTGGAGCTCAAGGCATGAAGCTATGTATTAAACATCAGGAATCCAGATTAATTGACAACAACAAAAGGTGGGGATAAGCCATTGGGGTCTGAAGGTGAGTCTAAATAACATTTGCAGGTGGTCCCACAGTGATGAgattttcagtgttctttgtctttcctctGGCCATAGCAAAAATCTCATCAGACTGAGCACTAAACATCCATTAGTTTTCTCTAAGTACCTGCAGTGAAAAACAGGCAAGCATTTTTCTGAAGTGTAATGCGTTTGCAAGTGTCTGTGCTAGGATACCTATTTTGGTTGTCAACTCCAAGACAGAAAAGGTCTCTTCTGAAGGTGTATTCAGTCCCGGTGACAATCTGGCATGTAGTGGTGGGCACTACTGCTGTGCAAATCAGAAGATTAGCTCTGTCTCGAGTGAGATGTGTAGAATTCTGCTGTGCTAAAGGTAGAGCAATTCTACCGCAGACTTGCGCATTGCCACTTAGGCCAAAGGTCAATTTTGTGGGCaacaaaaatatgattaaatacTTTGTCTAAAGGGGTGGAGTCCACACCTCACCCCTTACTAGAATGCCTTATAAGCCTATGTGAGAGCTTTTGTCGGAAAATGCTGATTCGATGAAACtgcaatattttgctgaaatgtcTTCATTTCAATGAAAATTCACCACAGGCAGCACTTCATGTAGAAACCTGCCTTGTCTGTTATCAATCTGCCACTCAATTCCAGGATTACAAGATCTGTGTCTACTTCTGCTGGAAAGCCTGGAAATGCTCAAccttcatcaaaacaaaaaatgtcaCAATGTTTGGGTTCCCTGCAAACATGGGATTTCAGAGCCGTGATGAGCTCTGCTCCACCCCCCATGCTGTGTTGAACAGAGACACAAGGAGGATGCACTACATGTTTCTTTGCTAAAGATGAGGCAGTAGAGCATTCCCCCATGTCTTCCTGCTCTCATGAGAAGAAAAGACTGGTAAACAAGACTTTCAGTGTGAAAACTAACAACTTCTGCAGTTTTGTGGGTTGGGCTGGTAACTGGAGAACCTGCTAGCTGTGGGTTGTTTTTATTGCCCACACCCTACCACTAGTCCTGGCCATCTCATGCATCTCTTTGTGTTGACTTTACTCCCTGGATCATGTTCTTCCCAAAGGAGTATCCTACTCAAGAGGCTGGGGTACTCCATCTTCTTGTGCAGGTGTGAGCACACTAAATGTAGTCATTTGGTCCTAAATATTGTTAAACACAGTGAACTACTTGTTTTCTGGGCATTTGGGAGCTGTCCTCCTTCCCATTCCATTTCAACTACTAGCCTGTTTTATGTCTCAGCACATGGATTAAGTAGAAATAATATAGATTTTGCAGCAGATTTTGAGGACGAGACGGTTGTCATTTTTACAACCACAGCAATTCTCAGGGATCTATAAAAGGCTACTAAAACCTCATATGAGTTGAGCTTGCATGAAGACTTATGCaatcatatacacacacaaaaggGCTGTCTTTAGTTCTGGCAAGTTCTTAGCTTAAAAGCCCAAACTCCCTTCCTCTTTCTTACGAGTAAGTAAGTAAGTAGGGCctcatttgatgatgatgatttttCTTGGAAGAAGTTGTCTTTCTGCATAGTCCTTACAGTGTTTCATGATTTGGCAGATTGTAGCACAGAGGTCTACGTGTCAGAAAACATTTCCTGTTTATGTATCAGTCTGGTCAATCCAAATTGAATTATACTTTCATGTGACATGTTTTTTTGCAGGCCATTCAAGTGCTAAGTGCCAGTGCAGCATCAAATTAGTCAGCTCCTGAGTCCTTTGAGAGATTAAGAATCTCCTGCAGCTGCTAGCTAGAGAAATTacttattttacattaaaatgatAGCAGTTCATGTTTTTAGCGCTTATTATCCAAGGTCCAAACCCTTGAAATGGTCAGCAAATTCCATGTGCAAACTCTTCAAGTCTGTCCTTGgattaaaaagcaaatgtatAAATAATATCCTCTTACCTGACTGCTAAACTAAGCATTTAATTCACAGTATTTTCACTCCATAATGTCCCCAGGAAAACTGCTTGCTAAGGAAATGATAGACTAAGGTGGcctcatatatatacatacacacacacacagacgcaAAGTAGCCTTCTGAGCCCTGGCGTTATATCTTAATCACATGGACTACTTTCTGCACTAGTGTTCTGACTCTGAAGAAAAACGCTCTTGACCTCACAGTCTCCCCTAGTGACTGTGTAATTATTTATATAGAGGGGGTTTCCTGCAAGAAGAGCTTCTGTGAGAAACTGCTTCTGCAGCTTGGTGGTTATGTACTCCCTAGTAGGGGGTgtcagcagaggagaggagataTGGAGAAGAATTGCACGGGAGGATGTGTGGTTCTGAAGTCTCATACTGTATTTTATAAACAAGTGTTTTTCTCactttctcccctcccttctaGAAAACAAGATTTTAGTGGCTCAGCGTCCTTTGCTCATTGTAGCTAACAAAACTGCAACTCTAGTCTGCAACTACACATACAATGGAACGGGGAAGGAATTTCGAGCTTCCCTGCACAAAGGAACAGACAGTGCAGTTGAAGTTTGCTTTATTTCATGGAACATGACCAAAATTAGCAGTAATTCAAATAAAGAATTTAACTGCCAGGGGATTCACGATAAGGACAAAGTCATCTTCAATCTTTGGAATATGAATGCCAACCAAACTGACATCTACTTCTGCAAAATCGAGGCCATGTATCCACCCCCATATGTCTACAATGAGAAGAGCAACGGAACGGTCATTCACGTGAAAGGTAAGCTGGAAATTCCCTGTAGGCCAGGCCTATCCTCCTTCTACACATTCCCTACATGATGGCCTGAGGCAGTTTGTTTccttcacaaaaaaaagaaaagaaaagaaaacttggGTTGTCTGGTAAAACTACATTCCTGCTCCTGATGCCCTGAAGCAGACATCTTAAAATGATGATTAATATAGATGGTGCATTGGAACGAGGAGTAAATAAGCAGAGATTGAGGTTTTTGCTTTCATGtattaaagttttctttgttcttttccttaaagAGACACCCATTCAAACACAAGAGCCTCAGTCTGCAGCTCCTTTGTGGATTATGGTGGCAGTGACTGGAGTTCTTGCTTTCTACAGTATGCTAATAACTGCAGTTTTTATTAACTACTGGGTAAGAAactattgtttttccttttctctgtatgCTCTTTGTCCCCCGTTCATTTCTGAGGCCGTGTTTACCCCTCACTTCAGTATATATGCACACCCATGCTATGCCTCAAAAGAATTGAAACACCAGATACTCTCCAGGTGGGCAGGCAGGACCCTGCAGTGAAGTCCTAAAGCACATTGTAATGCCACAGTGTTGGCAGTGCCCTGCAGCAACACCAAGACACTGTCTCTAGCTCTGCCAATTGTCCCCGTCAGGGAAATCTAGCACTACAAGCATTCCTGGCAAACCCCCTTGAGACTACACTGACAGAAGGAGCTCAGCTAACAGTAAAACAATCTTTAGGGAACCCTCAGTTGCCCTAAGACCATCTGCACTGATGACTTGTGCCTATCCAGCAGTTCCCTCGAGTACCCACTATTTCTGGCAGCTTGACTGCAAGGGAATAGGAGCACCAGGATCCCATCAGTCCCTCATCTACCTCTGTACATTAACCCTAAGAAAGCTGAGACAGTCTTATGGCTTGTTGTTTTTGCTTTCTAATCTCTCTGGAGAGTTGGCTGGCCGAGGTCACATCCAGTTCTTCCTGCTGGAGTAACAGAGTGAGGTGTGATGCAGAGGCAGCAGGACAACTTTCTAGGCAATTCTTAGGATTGTGATCTCCCAGAGCTGATTTACACTACTTATTCCATGTGGGAAAGACTTGAATATTGACCATAGAGAACTCTGTTCCTTGTACTCTGCCTTTTCCCTGTATCTTTGTCATTAAATAGCAATTTTCAACACATTACGAGGTAGCCTTTATGAAGGGCCCAGAGTCCATGATAGGTTAAATGTTGCATGTATACAGAAAGCCACTCTGGCTGCTAGCTAAAGCTTGAGATCTGTTAAGTGTTTCACAAAAATACACTTGCTCAATATATGGCTAGTTCTAACAGAAAACAATCAGAAGGAGCATTGCCATAAGGAAACACAAAGTCAGGTTAAGTGGTCCTTCTTTGTGCTTTATTGTAGAAGCTGACTCCTAGGAGAGCTGAGAGGATTAAGGCAAACAGCTGCTGGTGTTACAGTGCTGTGCTACAGTGGCTGTGCCCTGATGAGATAGTGTAGCTTCAGATCCATCATTTGCAATCTGaaccattttctctctcctgtatTCATTTGGTACCTAATGGCTACACACTTTGCTACTAACATGTCTGCTCCCAGCAGGAGTGACAAGGCTGCATTGCAATGTGTGCTGTTTGCTGCATCAGTTTTTACCTGCTGCTATCACTGCTGGTGGTGCTTCGCTGATAATATGTACTCTTGAGTGTGGATGTATTTAGCGTTGCTGAATGTAAATACAGCTGCCTGGAAGACATGGTGAATTATAGAAAAAGATCCTAAAATACGATAGTTGACAGCCACAGCAAGCCTGTTTTGCTTGAATTCCTGAAAGCAGCTAAAGATTTGTTCATACAGTTTTGCCTTCCCTGGAGAAAAACTGCTGTCGTCTCCAGAAGTAGCAGTCTTTGATCCTGTAACAGTCAGCATTCACTCACACTAGCACAATGTCCTTCTGTCATGCAAAATTACCTCTTAGGTGAATTAAAAATCCTATATTTTGGAGATGAACACATACTGGTACAGCTTTTGTATCCAATAATTTACAGGCATTGCATGGCTTAAGCACTATGTAACTTACTTTCAACACCTGGAATATATATAACATGGGTataaaaaaagcataaaaggTTTCATAGTAACTGCCCCACTCTGCATGTACAGCATAATTCAGCCATCACATTTGCAAACCTCCTCCAGTTCCACAACATCACAAGTATATTGCAGcatatgcaaatatttatgtatgtagGAAAGAAATTTCAGTAAAAAGGAGATCGCAAAAGAAGGTATGATCAGTATTAAGGAAAAAGCATGGGAGCACTTTACCTAGTCCCTGATCAATAAAGCCTTAAGCTATGCAAAAACACCAACCTTGTGTGCAATCTGCAGCAGTCAGAGGTTCAAAATGCTGCTGTAGCCACAAACTTCCTCTGTGATTATTTCACCTGTCTTCTGCTACTCTTATTTCTGAAAGAGACGAATCCCGCCTTGTCTCACAGGGGAATTATAAGGCAAGTATAAGGAATTCAACAAtagaaatgagatttttaaggCCCGGATAGCAAGACAGATAAAAGATTAACATCAGCTCTGATTCTTTTGCCCCTTGAAGGAAGGCTCAGAACAACATACACATTGTGTGTTACTACTGTACGTGGTGGGTAAACCGTGATACACATAGCTGGGGCTGATTTTTCCTGCTCTTACTCTGTTTGAGTTAAGCTAATTTCTTTTTTCATCCTAATAAATGAGGACAGCCTTCACTGCTCAGACTGTATGGCTTCTGCTGAGTCATTCCACAGCTGAGAATTGATGGTGAGAGCTAGCAGCTCGTATCCTGGGTTTGCAGCATTCCTTTACCCAGAGAACTAATACTGTAAATCTCTCAGCAGATAAACTGGAGACTTACACTCAGGTTTGGCAAATTCCATAGATTATTTTATGAGAACATGTGTTCTAATTcttttgtaaatgtatttaaacCTGAGGCTGCTTTATAAATATGCCTGCTTCCCTGAACCAGGACCTAGGGCCACAACTGTCAGTAGTTAATATGGGAGTTGGGTGAGACAATTTGTTaattcaaagaaggaaaaattaatcaaatacaTTATTAACTTGTCTCAGGTCTTATTAACAGTCAAAACCCCTTAGCTCAGAAGATGCCTgttccctttcttcttctccctttttgAACGTTTGCCCCAGGCGGGGCAGACTAattgcagaaatgttttcacaCTTCTCTTCAAACTTGTTCCACAGCAAAAATCCAAAAAGAGCATGTACCATCAGAGTGACTACATGAACATGACTCCCCGGCATCCACCATACCAAAAGAACAAGGGTTACCCATCCTATGCACCAACACGAGACTACACTGCATATCGGTCCTGGCAGCCGTGATACCCACCAGCTGGCCCACCAGTAGCCTCATGGGCTTCTAGGCAGTCACTCGCTCTTGGACATGGAAGGACAGCCTCTCATTTTCTCATCATGTTTGTTGTTATTCATCATGGATGCCTACACCATAGCAAGTATTGGCTAAACTTTGGTATTTtactaaaacaagaaaacaaacataaaaagtgggggcggggcggggcgggggggggggggggcagggagtaTAAAAGGATTGTTCTCCATGATGGCTGAAAATGAGGTACAACTTGTGTTGAGAGTTGTCAGTGGGTGAGATAGAAAGATGGCATCAGACCTCAGAGCTGGTCTTCTCCTAACACTTGTTTTGCTCAGCTGTTGGGACAATCAGAACTTCTGACCTTTACAAATAACTGCTGCCTTAGATTTAACCCTTAATTTGCTTTCCTGTATGTCTAATCCTCAGAAACCCCTGTTGCTGTTAAATAtggcaaaatgtaaaaaaaaaagtattttcttccctaCAAGACCGGCGCACAGTTTGAAGTTCAAAACACGTGATttaaagaaagagggaaaagtcAGCCTGAAGGCATCCAAGCTATTAGGCTGTGGCACAAATGGGCTGCCAGGACAAATCAAGCTGATACTGATAGAAAACTGCTAAACCTTCAACATGTGAGTCCTTAAGTTGGACACTTTGTATATATTCGTAAGGCCATTTGAAGTCATGACCAAGCAACTCCACAGAATAAGAAAGTAATCAACCCGAAGACAAAATCAAGACAAGTGGAAGAGGAAGATCTGTTGTCGTCATGAAGCACCCCTTGTCTGTTTTGTTTGCCTCCTGGAATGAGGCAACTCAGAGTCATATGGGAAGCATTAGAAGACACAGAGGTCAGATTTTGAGGACAGCTTtactttaatttctgaatttttgtttgtGTCCAAAACACATTCTGCTGAGTCTTCCTGAAAATTCATGCACCTCTTCTGGCACCTGGTTTGCACCAGAGCTCTTTCAAAATTCTGAGTCCAGTTATGGGCAACTAAACATcacttgaaatttttttccataaGTTACCCAATTTTTGGGTTGTGAGAGGGTCCTTTGTTCCCACTACTGTGAATAGGACCTGCAAGTGCTCAGCCACCTGCAAGGACTGCTCTGGGTATTTGTATCAAGGAACTTTGTGTTGACTGGAGGTTTTTATCTGTTCTTCAGGAATGCTCCATGCTGGAGTAGGACAATGTGTTCAGCAAAACTTGCTTCATTCCTTCAATTAAGCATGTTTACATCAACAAGACATCCTAAACTGTAATTGGGGTTGTCTTGGCATAAAATCCCTTTTCATACTGAGGAGATGAGGTTTATTTTATAGGGACTACTGAATAAACAattacatgaaaaacaaatcCATATTCCCACCTTGAAATAAAACCGGGATTGTACATTTACTTTCCTCCAAGTTGGGATAAGAAGATTCTTTCTCTCTTTGAAGGGACATGACAAAAGCAGAGATGTGCAAGTGTGGCAACAATCTACTTTGACATCTTAACCAAAGAAAAAAGCTTTGGCACTTCCAAATTggaagttttatttcattttgctgaCTTGACCCCAAAGCATTCATTCTGAGCGATGTCATCATGAACCATGTTCCTGGAGGGTGCTGTGCTACCTCTGGGCAGTGGTGAGGTACCTGCTGTCCACCCATCCAGGTCTGCAGAGCAGGGTGCAGAGCCCCCAGGGGCAATGGCAAGCAAGGCCCGAGCACCCACTGCCATGAGGCAGTGCTGTACATTTGGCAGGGGACTGTGGTCTTGGACCCAGCACATCCCAAGAGCTTTACTCTGGGTCCATTCAGTAAACCCAAAATCTTCCGACTGGGTTGACAAAAGGTCTGTCTATTTGTTCTCCTTTACCCTCACCACATGCACAAACCCCCCAAGGCTGACATTTTTACACATTCATTTTTTTACCCTCTTTTCCTGAAGAGCCCCTTACTGCACTTCTGCGCTACAACCGAGGCAGCAAGGAGCATGtgcagggggtggaggggagggagctAGGAGGAGCCATGGCAGTGCCTGCATGGGCCCAG belongs to Athene noctua chromosome 7, bAthNoc1.hap1.1, whole genome shotgun sequence and includes:
- the CD28 gene encoding T-cell-specific surface glycoprotein CD28, giving the protein MLPGILVVLCFIPTADVTENKILVAQRPLLIVANKTATLVCNYTYNGTGKEFRASLHKGTDSAVEVCFISWNMTKISSNSNKEFNCQGIHDKDKVIFNLWNMNANQTDIYFCKIEAMYPPPYVYNEKSNGTVIHVKETPIQTQEPQSAAPLWIMVAVTGVLAFYSMLITAVFINYWQKSKKSMYHQSDYMNMTPRHPPYQKNKGYPSYAPTRDYTAYRSWQP